The following coding sequences are from one Nymphalis io chromosome 5, ilAglIoxx1.1, whole genome shotgun sequence window:
- the LOC126768655 gene encoding facilitated trehalose transporter Tret1-2 homolog, with amino-acid sequence MADEKNDSTPFLQNGTSPIITKTPLPGKPTKPGKEGRGKAFKQIMASFVANLGTINTGMVFGFSATALPQLKSATSSIQITENEASWIASLSSVGTPIGCIISGYLMDAIGRRRTLIITEVPLIVGWILISCAQNVPMIYLGRLLVGFGSGMVGAPARVYTCEVSQPHLRGMLGAMASVGVSTGVLIQYVIGSVTSWNILAGVSAIIPIVSLLGMTLLPETPNYLLTQDKPDKAETSLAKLRGSTCNLQDEIQKMKSFKEKNHVEPLKTPKEILKALLSPSTLKPFGILALYFFIYQWCGVNTITFYAVEVFESSGASLDKYWLTISMGILRVIFTVVGCILCRRCGRRPLTFVSAFGCGSTMITLSVYLYYVQYWKDNNLPPQNSWIPVASIYLFTIFCTLGYLIVPWIMIGEVYPTQVRGIVGGMTTCAAHLSIFSVVKTFPYLKHSLNDYGAFGLYGAISVAGMAFFYVFLPETKGRTLQEIEDYFCGRTKTLKKASITETA; translated from the exons GAATGATTCAACCCCATTTTTACAAAATGGTACATCACCCATCATTACCAAGACTCCTTTACCGGGAAAACCCACTAAGCCTGGTAAAGAGGGTAGAGGGAAGGCATTTAAGCAGATAATGGCGTCATTCGTCGCCAATTTGGGTACCATCAATACAGGCATGGTATTTGGATTTTCGGCAACAGCGTTGCCACAATTAAAAAGCGCCACTTCAAGTATTCAAATTACGGAAAATGAAGCCAGTTGGATTG CTAGCTTAAGTTCAGTCGGGACGCCAATCGGGTGCATTATCAGCGGTTACCTCATGGACGCGATCGGTCGCAGACGTACACTTATCATCACGGAGGTGCCACTTATTGTGGGCTGGATTCTAATATCGTGTGCACAGAATGTTCCCATGATTTATTTAG GCAGGTTACTCGTAGGTTTCGGTTCTGGTATGGTGGGTGCTCCAGCGAGAGTGTACACCTGTGAAGTTTCACAACCGCATTTGCGAGGGATGCTCGGTGCTATGGCCTCTGTAGGAGTTTCTACAGGAGTCTTGATACAA TACGTGATAGGAAGTGTGACGTCATGGAACATATTAGCTGGAGTGAGCGCCATCATACCTATTGTATCTCTCTTGGGAATGACCCTGCTACCTGAGACGCCCAACTATCTCCTGACTCAGGACAAGCCGGACAAAGCTGAAACGTCTCTCGCGAAACTGAGAGGCTCGACCTGTAACCTTCAGGATGAAATTCAGAAGATGAAATCTTTTAAAGAGAAGAATCATGTTGAGCC ATTAAAAACGCCAAAGGAAATATTGAAAGCGTTATTATCTCCGTCCACGCTTAAGCCTTTTGGAATCCTCGCGCTGTACTTCTTCATCTACCAGTGGTGTGGTGTCAATACTATCACGTTTTATGCCGTTGAAGTTTTCGAG TCGTCCGGTGCATCCTTAGACAAATATTGGTTGACAATCTCCATGGGAATTCTCCGAGTCATATTCACCGTAGTCGGTTGTATCCTCTGCAGGCGGTGTGGGAGACGACCACTTACATTTGTTTCTG CTTTCGGTTGCGGGAGTACAATGATAACTCTCTCGGTATATCTCTATTATGTTCAATACTGGAAGGACAACAATTTACCACCACAAAACTCCTGGATCCCAGTCGCCAGCATCTACCTCTTCACAATATTCTGCACCTTGGGCTACCTCATCGTACCCTGGATCATGATCGGCGAAGTCTATCCTACTCAG GTTCGAGGCATCGTGGGAGGAATGACAACGTGCGCGGCTCACTTGTCGATATTCTCCGTCGTCAAAACCTTCCCCTATCTGAAGCATTCGCTGAACGATTACGGCGCTTTCGGGTTGTATGGTGCCATATCTGTTGCCG GAATGGCATTCTTCTACGTCTTCTTGCCAGAAACTAAAGGAAGAACTTTACAAGAAATCGAAGATTACTTCTGTGGGAGAACGAAAACTCTTAAAAAAGCGAGTATAACCGAAACCGCTTGA